The genomic window GTCGCGCACGACACCCGGTTCCTGGGGGCGGCGTTCGCGACGACCGCGGCGCAGACCCTCGCCCAGGCGGGGCTGGACGTGACGCTGCTGCAGGGGCCCACGCCGACGCCCGCGCTGTCGCACGCGGTCCGCCGCGGCGGGCACGCGGGCGGCGTGATGATCACCGCCAGTCACAACCCCGGCCAGTACCAGGGCTACAAACTGAAAGGACCGTACGGGGGCAGCGCCACCCCGGCCCTGGTGCAGGAGGTCGAGTCGCGGATCGACGCGCCGGCCGGGGCGCAGGCGGCCGGCACGCTGGGCGAGGGGGACGCGCGGGCCGCGTACCTGGGCGCGCTGGCCGGACTGGTGGACACCGACGTGATCCGCGCGTCGGGCCTGCCGGTGTACCACGACGCCATGCACGGCGCGGCCGGCGGCTGGATCGAGCAGTTCACGCGGGAGCATCTGGGTGTCGAGTTCCACGGAGTGCGGCAGTCGCCCGATCCGCAGTTCGGCGGGGTGAATCCGGAGCCGATTCCGAGCAATCTCGGCGTGACGGCTCAGGCAATGCGTGAGGTGCGCGGGCCGGCGTTCGCGATGGTCACGGACGGCGACGCCGACCGGATCGGCGCGGTTCTGGCCGGTGGGGGGTACTTCAACAGTCATCAGATCTTCGCGGTGCTGCTGCATCACCTCGCGCAGCGGGGCCGGCGCGGCCGGGTGGTGCGGACCGTCTCGACGAGCGGCATCATCGAGCGGCTGGCGCAGCATCACGGACTGGAGGTCGTGCAGACTCCGGTGGGGTTCAAGTACATCACCGATCACTTCCTCGAGGGCGAACGGGACCCGGCGCTGCAGGTCCTGATCGGTGGGGAGGAGTCCGGCGGGATCGGGGTGCAGGGGCACGTGCCGGAACGCGACGGGCTGCTTAACGGGCTGCTGCTGCAGGAGACGGTGGCGGCGTCGGGCCTGAGCCTCGACGAGCAGTTCCGCGCCATCGAGCAGCTGGTCGACTTCCGGCACCACTATGACCGCATCGACCTTCACCTGCCGGGACCGGTCAATCGCGCGGACCTGATGGATGACGTGGCGCAGACCGCTCAGCTGGGCGCGCACCGCGTGCAGCAGGTAATCACGCTGGACGGCGTGAAGCTGGCCTTCGACGGCGGGTACGGCATGGTGCGGGCGTCGGGAACGGAGCCGGTCGTGCGGCTGTACGTGGAGGCGCCCACACCCGGTGAGGTGCAGGGCATCCTCGAGCAGTTGCGGACCCTGACCCTGCGGCACCTGCGGTGAGGGCCGGGAGCTGAGCGTGGGGCCGGGGCGGACCGCGGTGTTCAGCGGCACCCCGGGGCTCCGGTTCCCACCACGGGGGGCGCACTTCACACCTGGAAGCCGCCCGGCTTCTTCTCGCAGCGGTTTCCGGTTTCATTGAGGGTCCAACACCACGCCTCTGAACTCCACTTTCAACCGCCGCCCTTCTCAGGAGCTCGATTCAGAGATACTGAGGAAGCCCTTCAAGACCTCTGCATTCTGCTGTTGCAGCCGCTCGAAGAGCACGGTGGTCGCACACCATGCCATCGGCGTTCGCCGGAGACGAGGAGGCGGGTCAGCGCGCCGGGCTGGATTCGGCCGCCCAGGCCGGCGCGCGCCAGGCGCGGTGCCACGCGGGCAGGTCGGCGGGCGGCAGGGGCCGCGCGAACAGGTACCCCTGCATGCGGGAGCAGCGCAGCTTCAGCAGGTGCTGGGCCTGCGCGGCCGTCTCCACGCCCTCGGCGATCACCGAGAGGTTCAGGGCGCCGCTGATGGTCAGGATGGCCTGCACGATGGCGGTGTCGGCCGCGCCGAGGTCCTGCACGAACGACTGGTCGATCTTCAGGCCGGAGACCGGCAGGCGCTTGAGGTAACTGAGGCTCGCGAACC from Deinococcus sedimenti includes these protein-coding regions:
- a CDS encoding phosphoglucomutase/phosphomannomutase family protein; translation: MKLTFGTDGWRGVIADEFTFDNVRRVAQAHAAALLSTPGAARSAVVAHDTRFLGAAFATTAAQTLAQAGLDVTLLQGPTPTPALSHAVRRGGHAGGVMITASHNPGQYQGYKLKGPYGGSATPALVQEVESRIDAPAGAQAAGTLGEGDARAAYLGALAGLVDTDVIRASGLPVYHDAMHGAAGGWIEQFTREHLGVEFHGVRQSPDPQFGGVNPEPIPSNLGVTAQAMREVRGPAFAMVTDGDADRIGAVLAGGGYFNSHQIFAVLLHHLAQRGRRGRVVRTVSTSGIIERLAQHHGLEVVQTPVGFKYITDHFLEGERDPALQVLIGGEESGGIGVQGHVPERDGLLNGLLLQETVAASGLSLDEQFRAIEQLVDFRHHYDRIDLHLPGPVNRADLMDDVAQTAQLGAHRVQQVITLDGVKLAFDGGYGMVRASGTEPVVRLYVEAPTPGEVQGILEQLRTLTLRHLR